A stretch of Limanda limanda chromosome 7, fLimLim1.1, whole genome shotgun sequence DNA encodes these proteins:
- the sypb gene encoding synaptophysin b, giving the protein MLLISKMDVVNQLVAQGQFTILKQPLGFIKVLQWIFAIFAFSTCGSYSGMFKMSVECKNRSESDLSIEVKFDYPFRLHQVYFDAPTCKGEKTERLFLVGDYSSSSEFFVTIGVFSFLYSMAALSAYCFVLEKYRENNKGPQIDFIVTAVFTFFWLVSSCAWAKGLSDVKTATDPDKVLTLIPACDEPETKCSELYEPKVSGLNTSVAFGFINLILWIGNLWFVFKETGWLAAFGGTYVASQEKQPAPDTFAQEGYAQQDPYAGSQGGYQPDYGQQGGYTEEGGYSQGYEQQPTSFSNQM; this is encoded by the exons CCAAGATGGATGTTGTAAACCAG CTGGTGGCCCAAGGGCAGTTCACTATACTCAAACAACCTCTGGGATTTATCAAAGTTCTACAATGG ATCTTTGCCATCTTCGCCTTCTCGACATGTGGCAGCTACTCTGGCATGTTCAAGATGTCCGTGGAGTGTAAAAACCGGTCGGAGAGTGACCTAAGCATCGAAGTAAAATTTGATTATCCATTCag GCTCCATCAGGTTTACTTTGATGCCCCCACCTGTAAGGGAGAGAAGACCGAGCGTCTATTCCTGGTCGGGGACTACTCCTCCTCGTCTGAGTTCTTCGTCACCATCGgtgtcttctccttcctctacTCCATGGCAGCCCTGTCTGCTTACTGCTTCGTTCTGGAGAAGTACCGCGAAAACAACAAAGGGCCTCAGATT GACTTTATCGTGACGGCGGTATTCACCTTCTTCTGGCTGGTGTCTTCCTGTGCTTGGGCTAAAGGCCTGTCGGACGTGAAAACAGCCACCGATCCAGACAAGGTCCTCACTCTCATCCCGGCCTGTGACGAACCAGAGACTAAATGCAGTGAGCTGTACGAGCCCAAGGTCTCCGGCCTGAACACCTCTGTG GCTTTTGGCTTCATCAACCTGATCCTGTGGATAGGAAACCTGTGGTTCGTGTTCAAGGAGACCGGCTGGCTGGCTGCCTTCGGTGGAACATACGTGGCATCTCAGGAGAAGCAGCCCGCCCCCGATACCTTCGCCCAGGAAGGCTACGCTCAGCAGGACCCCTACGCCGGCTCCCAGGGGGGCTACCAGCCCGACTACGGCCAGCAGGGAGGCTACACCGAGGAAGGAGGCTACAGCCAGGGCTATGAGCAGCAGCCCACCTCCTTCTCTAATCAAATGTGA